The Mucilaginibacter yixingensis genome window below encodes:
- a CDS encoding SUMF1/EgtB/PvdO family nonheme iron enzyme, which yields MNPYRTPGAYLIQALLLCTVLTNAHAQSVHPAKKKAITNSIGMALVPISPGSFNMGATETSFSLDKKNDFSKDAPYYDETPVHKVTITYPFLISQTEVTEEQYRLFNKEYHVGKDFSPYVSGISWNDAMAFCQWLSKKEGKPYRLPTEAEWEYSSRAGATSMFWSGATPPPSDVNPWGLKGMASGVAEWCYDWYGPYTAGGQTDPVGYQSGWAKVVRGGPASTSEMDEHTKQFGPIKDLAFYRSANRGSLQPDCPAAGSTQPAPHYIGFRVVQAALPKTEATAFAYSFPLQGVIQNTALAVAGPDPAKPYFKARQVMASPPDLTMPIENETVGLDPANQGKVHSSGIVGCPNGDLLLIGFSSSRTKSESAPNATMVVTRLRNGAEEWELPEVFYDRSSVNDQSALLWNDNGTLWFFGGGRGLGTVPFVFTKSTDNGATWTPLTTPLVKGEVGPFAPQPITSAFRGSDGTIYFGSDAEGSTSLLWASHDNGKTWYDTGGRTHGRHTAFIPLKDNRILAMGGKNSNVDGYMPKSYSSDNGKTWTDKIKTPFAALGSNQRPTIMRLKDGKLFFAGDFQDIKMMDIPPPKDITERGAYVALSDDEGETWKIKRLAMAPQHNDWTGRVAKGKKPQQAWGTLGYCDVTQSPNGVINLMTSKGKPSMHFAFNEAWILSDFTGEVNELPGKVDNAKLIQQQETYKNGKARVSYSGWTSKDGFVLHGKQAWFWPNGQKQYEANYNNGHIEGVESYWNTDGSLNWTRDHTPYGTIILTKYWPDGKKKSESSWVGLTAHGPATLWDANGKVVREMMFYEGRESHGTQRAEL from the coding sequence ATGAATCCTTACCGAACCCCAGGCGCGTACCTTATACAGGCTTTACTGCTGTGCACGGTACTCACAAATGCGCATGCGCAAAGCGTGCACCCGGCAAAAAAGAAAGCCATAACCAACTCTATAGGGATGGCCCTGGTACCTATTTCGCCGGGATCTTTTAACATGGGTGCAACAGAAACCAGTTTTAGCCTCGATAAGAAAAACGATTTTTCTAAAGACGCACCTTATTATGATGAAACGCCGGTGCACAAGGTAACGATCACTTACCCGTTCCTGATCTCTCAGACCGAAGTTACCGAGGAGCAATACCGCTTATTTAATAAAGAATATCACGTTGGTAAAGATTTCAGCCCCTACGTTTCTGGCATCAGCTGGAACGATGCGATGGCTTTTTGCCAATGGCTGAGTAAAAAAGAAGGGAAACCTTACCGTTTGCCAACCGAGGCAGAGTGGGAGTATAGCAGCCGCGCAGGTGCTACCAGCATGTTTTGGTCAGGTGCCACTCCGCCGCCGTCTGATGTTAATCCCTGGGGATTGAAGGGTATGGCCTCGGGCGTTGCCGAATGGTGTTATGATTGGTACGGCCCATACACGGCTGGCGGGCAAACAGACCCGGTGGGTTATCAAAGCGGCTGGGCAAAAGTGGTACGCGGCGGACCGGCAAGTACCTCAGAAATGGATGAACACACCAAGCAATTTGGCCCGATTAAAGATCTGGCCTTTTATCGTTCAGCCAACAGGGGCAGCTTACAGCCAGATTGTCCTGCTGCAGGTTCAACCCAGCCTGCCCCACATTATATCGGTTTCAGGGTAGTGCAGGCGGCATTACCAAAAACCGAGGCTACGGCATTTGCCTATAGCTTTCCGTTGCAGGGGGTAATTCAAAACACAGCGCTTGCTGTTGCTGGTCCTGATCCTGCAAAGCCATACTTTAAAGCCAGACAGGTGATGGCATCACCGCCAGATTTAACCATGCCGATTGAAAATGAAACCGTAGGTCTTGATCCTGCAAATCAGGGTAAGGTGCATAGCAGCGGGATTGTTGGCTGCCCTAATGGCGATTTATTGTTGATCGGTTTTTCATCATCCCGCACAAAAAGCGAATCGGCTCCTAATGCTACTATGGTGGTTACCCGCCTGCGAAATGGTGCAGAGGAATGGGAACTGCCGGAAGTTTTTTATGATCGGTCAAGCGTAAACGATCAATCAGCCTTGTTGTGGAACGATAACGGAACATTGTGGTTCTTTGGTGGTGGTCGCGGTTTGGGTACCGTTCCTTTTGTGTTTACCAAATCAACCGATAACGGAGCCACCTGGACACCACTTACCACGCCGCTGGTTAAAGGTGAAGTTGGTCCGTTTGCACCTCAGCCAATTACCAGCGCCTTCCGCGGAAGCGATGGCACCATTTATTTTGGCAGTGATGCTGAAGGTTCGACTTCACTTTTGTGGGCCAGCCATGACAATGGGAAAACATGGTACGATACCGGGGGCCGCACACACGGCAGACATACTGCTTTCATCCCGCTGAAAGATAACCGCATTTTGGCCATGGGGGGTAAAAACTCTAACGTGGATGGTTATATGCCAAAAAGTTATTCATCAGACAATGGCAAGACCTGGACCGATAAAATTAAAACACCATTCGCGGCATTGGGCAGTAACCAACGGCCAACCATCATGCGTTTGAAAGACGGTAAACTTTTCTTCGCCGGCGATTTTCAGGATATCAAAATGATGGACATCCCGCCACCGAAAGATATTACCGAACGCGGTGCTTACGTTGCTCTTTCTGACGACGAAGGCGAAACCTGGAAGATTAAGCGCCTGGCTATGGCGCCGCAGCATAATGATTGGACCGGTCGCGTGGCTAAAGGTAAAAAACCACAGCAAGCCTGGGGAACCCTGGGCTATTGCGACGTAACGCAGAGCCCCAACGGTGTGATTAATCTGATGACATCAAAAGGGAAACCATCCATGCACTTTGCGTTTAATGAGGCCTGGATCTTATCTGACTTTACCGGAGAGGTGAACGAGCTGCCCGGAAAGGTTGATAACGCTAAACTGATTCAGCAGCAGGAAACCTACAAAAACGGTAAAGCTAGGGTAAGTTACAGCGGATGGACCAGTAAAGATGGGTTTGTACTGCACGGCAAACAAGCCTGGTTTTGGCCCAATGGGCAGAAACAATATGAAGCCAATTATAATAACGGACATATTGAAGGTGTGGAATCATACTGGAATACCGACGGTAGCCTGAACTGGACGCGTGACCACACGCCGTACGGCACCATCATCCTAACTAAATACTGGCCCGACGGCAAAAAGAAATCAGAATCGTCATGGGTTGGATTAACCGCTCACGGCCCGGCAACTTTATGGGATGCCAACGGTAAGGTTGTCCGCGAGATGATGTTTTACGAAGGCAGAGAATCGCACGGAACTCAAAGAGCAGAGTTATAA
- a CDS encoding TonB-dependent receptor, with the protein MNPTLTRGRTARLKYLRLPGERSLQKIFLTTTMLSAIFMATPQQSSAKALNIEQNQLVAAAPIKGTVVDEKNEPLPGATVKVKGTSTVVATDIKGAFSINASKGDVLVVSFVGYKETEVKVGDAGSVSVKLQPIDKTLDEVVVMGFGTMKKRDLTGAVSVVKAEDIVARPGPDPIESLQGRVAGLDITRSSGQAGSGINIQLRGNRSLAASNGAPTVIIDGLPGDYSTLNANDIESIEVLKDASSTAVYGSNGANGVIIITTKAGKAGKMNIDFNSYYGYNGWSVVPKMLTGESYLQAKRDAYSYVWDATNLKWTTTGAIWQSPADDPTIFGAQRWALYQQGQFVDWPSVFLRKNPATQNYSLAVSGGTENTKAYVSFNYQNENGQYTGDDYKNYATNIRIDHKVRNWVSIGANVKASYVVRNKATDKLENALTTDPLVQPYNADGTLNTVLGNNVYNLLLNYQPGVYANTDNNTKVFFNPYVEIRPIKGLSILSRAGFEMDYSNTYRFDGIGSVAYVYSNANIAKASITQNRFQGIQWENILTYNFKVKRDHDFTFTAASTYYDNKNTNTQQNQSNITSNNFEWYKMTGDVNTTATSSYTMTKNMALIGRLNYSYQGKYLFSASIRHEGASQLYYTNRWDNFFGLSAGWRISQESFMAGTKSWLDDLKLRGSWGTTGASGIPAYSSVSNVESVNAALGGTTVPIFRNSKFLTNPDLKWERSTTTDIGLDASVLNSRVNLSLDYYNTGTPNVIYQVGLPSIYGSYTPGVSYSTNVNIANTNNKGIEVTLSTRNIVKKDFEWSSAISYSYNKEKVLKITNGTNNVANTRSGQSNVNDGNYTLMLGQPVNSFRDFKLDGVWQIGQEQDALAFNKRPGDLMVDVPGLTHVGPGVYTKTATDGTVTYYYGNLALAQKYNPALTAATNYYNYGSADYQPVGHNSPDWSLGFQNTFKYKSFDLGIYTYMRWGQTISYTMMGWYQPNGFATNASPSRTFPANFNYWTPNNPSNVFPVMNYQSTTSNMIGFSGLSYVDGSFLKIKNITLGYTLPASLAKKIALQKLRVYATITNPLIITKSPLLKDYDPEMNGSMAYPLTKQLVFGLNVTL; encoded by the coding sequence ATGAATCCAACTTTAACGCGGGGCCGTACAGCGCGCCTCAAGTACCTAAGGCTGCCAGGCGAACGCAGTCTTCAGAAAATCTTTCTGACCACTACCATGCTGTCCGCCATCTTTATGGCGACGCCCCAGCAATCATCAGCTAAAGCACTCAATATTGAGCAAAACCAGTTGGTTGCCGCCGCTCCAATTAAAGGTACTGTGGTTGACGAGAAGAACGAACCGCTTCCTGGCGCAACGGTAAAAGTAAAAGGCACATCAACCGTTGTTGCTACAGATATAAAAGGCGCATTCTCCATCAACGCATCAAAAGGCGACGTTTTGGTGGTAAGCTTTGTAGGCTACAAAGAAACGGAAGTAAAAGTTGGCGATGCTGGCAGTGTATCGGTAAAACTCCAGCCAATTGATAAGACCCTGGACGAGGTGGTGGTGATGGGCTTTGGCACCATGAAAAAGCGCGATCTGACAGGTGCGGTGTCTGTAGTGAAAGCTGAAGACATTGTGGCCCGACCTGGACCAGACCCTATTGAGTCATTACAAGGTAGGGTTGCCGGTTTGGATATTACCCGCTCATCCGGTCAGGCTGGCTCTGGGATAAACATTCAGCTACGTGGTAACCGTTCATTGGCGGCCAGTAACGGTGCGCCAACGGTCATTATTGATGGTTTGCCGGGCGATTATTCAACCCTGAACGCCAATGATATTGAATCAATTGAAGTATTGAAAGACGCATCTTCAACCGCGGTTTATGGTTCAAATGGCGCCAACGGTGTAATTATTATTACCACCAAAGCAGGCAAAGCAGGCAAAATGAATATCGACTTTAACTCGTATTATGGCTATAACGGTTGGTCTGTTGTACCTAAAATGCTGACCGGCGAGAGTTATTTGCAAGCTAAACGCGATGCATACAGCTACGTTTGGGATGCAACCAACCTAAAATGGACAACAACGGGCGCTATCTGGCAGTCGCCTGCTGATGATCCTACCATTTTTGGTGCACAAAGATGGGCGCTGTATCAGCAAGGTCAGTTTGTTGATTGGCCAAGTGTATTTCTGCGCAAAAACCCGGCTACTCAAAACTACAGCTTAGCGGTTTCCGGCGGTACAGAAAACACCAAAGCGTATGTTTCTTTTAATTATCAGAACGAAAACGGCCAGTACACCGGTGATGATTATAAAAACTATGCTACCAATATCCGTATCGACCATAAGGTTAGAAACTGGGTCTCTATCGGCGCCAATGTTAAAGCATCATACGTAGTTAGAAACAAGGCTACAGACAAGCTGGAAAACGCACTGACAACAGATCCGCTGGTTCAACCTTATAATGCCGACGGAACCTTAAATACGGTATTAGGTAACAACGTGTATAACCTGTTACTTAATTATCAACCCGGCGTTTATGCCAACACGGATAACAACACCAAGGTATTTTTCAATCCTTATGTAGAGATTAGACCAATCAAAGGTTTAAGCATATTATCTCGCGCTGGCTTTGAAATGGATTACAGCAACACCTACCGGTTTGATGGTATTGGTTCTGTTGCTTATGTATACTCTAACGCAAACATTGCTAAAGCAAGCATCACCCAAAATCGTTTTCAAGGCATCCAGTGGGAAAACATCCTGACCTACAATTTTAAAGTCAAACGAGATCACGATTTTACTTTTACCGCAGCCAGCACATATTACGATAACAAAAACACCAACACTCAGCAAAATCAAAGCAATATCACCTCAAATAATTTTGAGTGGTATAAAATGACCGGCGATGTTAACACTACAGCTACGTCAAGCTACACCATGACAAAAAACATGGCTTTGATTGGCCGTTTAAATTACTCTTACCAAGGTAAGTATCTTTTCTCGGCCAGTATTCGTCATGAGGGCGCTTCGCAATTGTATTACACCAACCGTTGGGATAACTTCTTTGGTCTTTCTGCTGGTTGGAGGATCTCTCAGGAAAGTTTTATGGCCGGCACAAAATCATGGCTGGATGACCTGAAATTGCGTGGAAGCTGGGGCACTACCGGCGCATCGGGTATTCCTGCGTATAGCTCTGTTTCTAACGTAGAGTCAGTAAATGCCGCTTTAGGTGGTACAACAGTGCCTATTTTCCGCAATTCCAAATTCCTGACCAATCCTGATTTGAAATGGGAAAGATCTACCACCACCGACATCGGCTTGGATGCATCAGTTCTTAACAGCCGTGTTAATTTATCTTTAGATTATTATAACACCGGCACCCCGAACGTTATTTACCAAGTAGGGCTGCCAAGTATTTATGGCTCTTATACGCCTGGCGTGAGTTATTCAACCAATGTTAACATTGCCAATACCAACAACAAGGGTATAGAGGTAACACTGAGCACACGCAACATTGTTAAAAAAGACTTTGAATGGTCATCAGCTATCTCTTACTCCTACAACAAAGAAAAAGTTCTTAAAATAACCAATGGTACCAACAACGTGGCTAACACCAGGAGCGGTCAGTCTAACGTAAATGATGGCAACTATACGCTGATGCTTGGTCAGCCAGTTAACTCCTTCCGTGATTTTAAACTGGATGGTGTTTGGCAAATTGGCCAGGAACAGGATGCCTTGGCCTTTAACAAACGTCCCGGCGATTTGATGGTTGATGTACCGGGCCTGACACATGTTGGCCCTGGTGTTTATACCAAAACAGCAACAGACGGTACTGTTACCTATTATTACGGCAACCTTGCCTTAGCCCAAAAGTACAACCCGGCTTTGACCGCGGCAACCAACTACTACAACTATGGTTCTGCTGATTATCAACCGGTTGGTCACAACAGCCCCGATTGGTCGCTTGGCTTCCAGAACACATTCAAATACAAAAGCTTTGATCTGGGTATCTATACATACATGCGTTGGGGACAAACCATTAGCTACACCATGATGGGCTGGTACCAGCCAAACGGATTTGCTACCAATGCAAGCCCTTCAAGAACCTTCCCAGCTAACTTCAATTATTGGACACCAAACAATCCGTCAAACGTATTCCCGGTAATGAATTACCAGTCAACCACTTCAAACATGATTGGTTTTTCAGGCTTAAGCTATGTTGACGGTTCATTCTTAAAAATAAAGAACATCACATTGGGTTACACGCTACCTGCAAGCCTTGCCAAAAAAATAGCCTTACAGAAATTGCGCGTATATGCAACGATTACCAACCCACTGATCATTACCAAAAGCCCGCTGCTAAAAGACTACGATCCGGAGATGAATGGCAGCATGGCATATCCATTAACTAAACAATTGGTGTTTGGGCTTAATGTAACATTGTAA
- a CDS encoding Crp/Fnr family transcriptional regulator: MSESTTEIELLRTILGSAGMKPEAFDLSLPYWKLKQYKKGEFYNEYKNVCKHLGFVVSGVFRIYRANTDTGEEKNMLFFTDHQFVASYKSFLAQTACDYYTEAMVDSLILYIHIDHLNELYGQSHQWERFGRIVAETAFHEVMANTEGFLFKTPEDRYREMMEKHPNIFNSVPLYHIASYLGIQGPSLSRIRKRMVGK; encoded by the coding sequence ATGTCAGAGAGCACAACAGAAATAGAACTATTAAGAACTATTTTAGGATCTGCCGGTATGAAACCGGAAGCGTTTGATCTATCATTACCTTACTGGAAATTAAAACAGTATAAGAAAGGTGAGTTTTATAACGAATATAAAAACGTTTGTAAGCACCTTGGGTTTGTTGTTAGTGGCGTATTCAGAATTTACCGGGCCAATACCGATACCGGTGAAGAAAAGAACATGCTGTTTTTTACTGATCATCAGTTTGTAGCATCTTATAAAAGCTTTCTGGCGCAAACTGCCTGCGATTATTATACCGAAGCAATGGTTGATTCGCTTATACTATATATACACATTGACCACCTCAATGAACTTTACGGGCAATCGCACCAGTGGGAGCGTTTTGGAAGAATTGTAGCCGAAACTGCTTTTCATGAGGTGATGGCTAATACCGAAGGTTTCTTGTTTAAAACACCGGAGGACCGCTACCGGGAAATGATGGAAAAGCATCCGAATATTTTTAATTCGGTACCACTTTATCATATCGCCTCTTATCTGGGCATCCAGGGACCATCGCTCAGCCGGATTCGTAAAAGAATGGTTGGGAAATAA
- a CDS encoding peroxiredoxin produces the protein MLKKYYCLSFLIFSCSLLISQFGFAQSKTLGKGDVAPVFNAQASLAGKEFSFSLKKALAKGPVVIYFYPSAYTGGCDAEAHEFAEQKEKFTAAGATIIGVSGDDIQRLNTFSADPNYCAGKFAVASDAGGKIAESYGLVMSPPKFGMKDIRGVEVNHGFIPRTTYVIGKDGKIIAVFSSSNDKISPIEHVEKSLAIVKAL, from the coding sequence ATGTTGAAAAAGTATTATTGCCTGTCATTTCTAATTTTCAGCTGTTCGCTATTGATCAGCCAATTTGGCTTTGCCCAATCTAAGACGCTGGGAAAAGGGGACGTAGCGCCTGTATTTAACGCCCAGGCCAGTTTGGCTGGCAAAGAGTTTAGTTTCTCGTTAAAAAAAGCGCTTGCTAAAGGCCCTGTTGTAATTTATTTCTACCCATCAGCCTATACCGGTGGCTGCGACGCCGAAGCACATGAGTTTGCCGAGCAAAAAGAAAAATTTACTGCGGCCGGTGCTACCATTATTGGGGTGTCTGGTGATGATATCCAGCGCCTGAATACATTCTCTGCCGATCCGAATTACTGTGCAGGTAAATTTGCCGTTGCGTCAGACGCAGGTGGCAAAATTGCCGAATCTTACGGACTGGTTATGTCGCCGCCGAAGTTTGGTATGAAAGACATTCGTGGTGTAGAAGTTAATCATGGCTTCATTCCACGCACTACTTATGTTATCGGTAAAGACGGTAAAATTATTGCCGTGTTTTCATCATCTAATGATAAAATTTCGCCGATTGAGCACGTTGAAAAATCGCTGGCTATTGTAAAGGCATTGTAA
- a CDS encoding MFS transporter produces the protein MNQQPAPANSVSRILTASLIGTTIEFFDFYIYATAAVLVFPKLFFRAADPTSATLESLATFALAFFARPLGAAIFGHFGDRKGRKATLVAALMTMGPSTVAIGLLPGYATIGIWAPILLALFRFGQGLGLGGEWGGAVLLATENAPPNKKAWYGMFPQLGAPIGFLLSSGIFFILSKTMSESAFIGYGWRIPFIASALLVWLGLYIRLKITETPEFMKIIDKNERSAVPFADVFVKHTMAITLGTVITITTFLLFYLMTVFTLSWGTSALHYTKSSFLIIQMISMLFFGLGIPLSAVVADKYGRNKMLVVATIGIMVFGLMFAPLFSTGSLAVTAIFLSLGMFLMGLTYGPIGTALAGIFPASVRYTGASLAFTIAGILGASLTPYLATMLAHNYGLAYVGYYLTGVAALTLIALIGARTLMTQNAD, from the coding sequence ATGAATCAGCAACCTGCACCTGCCAACTCGGTAAGCCGCATTCTTACCGCCAGTCTTATCGGCACCACTATTGAGTTTTTTGATTTTTATATTTATGCCACCGCTGCAGTGCTGGTATTCCCAAAGCTGTTTTTCCGCGCTGCCGATCCTACTTCAGCCACGCTTGAGTCGCTCGCTACGTTTGCCCTGGCCTTCTTCGCCCGACCGTTAGGCGCGGCCATCTTTGGTCACTTTGGCGATCGTAAAGGGCGCAAAGCCACCCTGGTTGCCGCTTTGATGACCATGGGGCCATCAACCGTTGCTATTGGTTTGTTGCCGGGTTATGCCACCATCGGCATTTGGGCGCCTATACTGTTGGCGTTGTTCCGTTTTGGTCAGGGACTTGGTTTGGGCGGTGAGTGGGGCGGTGCCGTATTGCTGGCTACCGAGAATGCGCCTCCAAATAAAAAAGCCTGGTACGGCATGTTCCCGCAGTTGGGGGCGCCTATCGGGTTCCTGCTATCAAGCGGTATATTCTTTATCCTCAGTAAAACCATGAGCGAGAGTGCCTTTATTGGCTACGGCTGGCGCATCCCTTTTATTGCCAGTGCGTTGTTGGTGTGGCTGGGCCTATATATTCGTTTGAAGATTACTGAAACGCCGGAGTTTATGAAGATCATTGACAAAAACGAACGCTCTGCAGTGCCCTTTGCCGATGTTTTTGTAAAGCATACCATGGCTATTACGCTGGGTACGGTAATTACCATCACCACTTTCCTGCTGTTTTATTTGATGACGGTGTTTACACTCAGCTGGGGTACATCGGCACTGCATTATACAAAAAGTAGTTTCCTGATTATCCAAATGATCTCGATGCTGTTTTTCGGTCTGGGCATCCCGCTCTCGGCAGTAGTGGCCGATAAATATGGTCGTAACAAAATGCTTGTGGTGGCTACCATTGGTATTATGGTGTTCGGGCTGATGTTTGCGCCGCTGTTCTCCACCGGTAGTTTAGCGGTTACAGCTATATTCCTCTCGCTAGGCATGTTCTTAATGGGCCTCACTTATGGCCCGATTGGTACTGCCCTGGCTGGTATTTTCCCGGCATCGGTACGATACACCGGGGCTTCGCTGGCTTTCACTATAGCCGGTATTTTAGGTGCTTCGCTTACGCCTTATTTGGCTACTATGCTGGCGCA
- a CDS encoding RagB/SusD family nutrient uptake outer membrane protein: MKNQYIKRALVKAGLCLSLLAVSASSCKLDEFNPAALSEQNTISNFAGWKAFQTNCYTGLWGSLIGLQYGLVSEVGTDLWTFSYNNHNQYKDVMAYEGFTNTSGIINNVWTFAWGSIEDCNKAIQLAPTLSDASANAADIKVLVAEAKVLRAYYYTVIVTQFGSVPLMTTDDPNKTLSPTRTPVAQIYAQIISDLTTAAADLDTTPYQNNAARVTKKAALGLLARAYAQGAGEGLQENGKSYWQRAKEVCDDLINNKAAYNAAMYDDFAQVFASVNNRNNIESLFTAYGLNPYDPSYDVFTGNTKPNLYLHYYPKLDDAFGTADVFKRSVNSNTSNGYYGRLNQQFVAPTKYLINCFNANYDKRWENTFVTAFANYSGVQAINSLGSGAPAPANVTYAAATVTLTAAMCTKYGIDASHVGQKIYPYADVNAKNASQNATWQYIPMIWNKGDHTGNATTALSTIPNANVTPYPLDPTDDRFFVYLSKTPLTAADKATRVYATVNIDDMFDPSDPTGSTYKAVAASNGLPNGGALANLFPAMMKFNHNFDGGWLGGNFQQKLGNIMVMRMAEVYLIAAECCFHGAGSATDAANYLNVLRKRACRNPADFNTATGMQLTTATQNDVFDEYARELCGEFSRWALLKREKAFETRLATYNKTAAVNFVPAIHYNRPIPFAFLNTITNAGDFGTNGYQ, from the coding sequence ATGAAAAATCAATATATAAAACGAGCTTTAGTTAAAGCAGGCTTATGCTTATCGCTTCTGGCCGTAAGCGCCTCATCCTGTAAGCTGGATGAGTTTAATCCCGCCGCTTTATCAGAACAAAATACCATCAGCAATTTTGCGGGATGGAAAGCATTTCAAACCAATTGTTATACCGGTCTTTGGGGCTCACTTATTGGCTTGCAGTATGGTCTGGTGTCAGAAGTTGGTACAGATTTGTGGACCTTCTCCTACAACAACCACAATCAGTATAAAGACGTTATGGCTTATGAGGGCTTTACCAACACCTCGGGTATTATTAATAACGTGTGGACTTTTGCATGGGGATCAATAGAAGACTGCAACAAAGCCATCCAGCTTGCACCTACCCTATCTGATGCTTCTGCCAATGCCGCCGATATTAAGGTACTGGTAGCCGAAGCAAAAGTATTGAGAGCCTATTATTATACGGTGATTGTTACCCAGTTTGGCAGCGTTCCGCTCATGACAACCGATGATCCGAATAAAACCCTGAGCCCAACACGTACACCTGTCGCTCAAATCTACGCACAGATCATCTCAGATCTTACTACCGCGGCAGCAGATCTTGACACAACTCCTTACCAAAACAACGCCGCCCGTGTAACTAAAAAGGCAGCACTGGGCTTATTGGCCCGCGCATACGCTCAGGGCGCCGGCGAAGGACTGCAGGAAAACGGCAAATCATACTGGCAACGTGCCAAAGAGGTTTGTGATGACCTGATCAACAACAAGGCAGCCTATAATGCAGCTATGTATGATGATTTTGCGCAAGTGTTTGCTTCTGTCAACAACCGCAACAATATCGAATCGTTGTTTACCGCTTACGGTCTTAACCCGTATGATCCATCATACGATGTGTTCACCGGAAATACCAAACCTAACCTTTATTTACATTACTACCCGAAACTGGATGACGCCTTCGGTACCGCTGATGTTTTTAAAAGAAGTGTAAACTCCAATACTTCTAACGGGTATTATGGTCGTTTGAATCAGCAATTTGTGGCGCCTACCAAATACCTGATCAACTGCTTTAACGCCAATTATGATAAGCGTTGGGAAAATACCTTTGTAACTGCTTTTGCCAACTATTCTGGTGTACAAGCTATCAACAGCTTAGGTTCGGGCGCTCCGGCTCCGGCAAACGTAACTTATGCAGCTGCAACGGTTACCCTTACCGCTGCCATGTGTACCAAATATGGCATAGACGCATCGCACGTAGGTCAAAAAATCTATCCTTATGCTGATGTGAACGCAAAAAATGCTTCACAAAACGCTACCTGGCAATACATCCCGATGATCTGGAACAAGGGAGATCATACCGGCAACGCTACTACGGCTTTATCTACAATCCCTAATGCCAACGTAACGCCATATCCGCTGGACCCAACTGATGATCGTTTCTTTGTTTACCTGAGCAAAACCCCGCTTACTGCAGCAGACAAGGCTACCCGCGTATACGCAACGGTAAACATAGATGACATGTTTGATCCGTCTGACCCTACCGGCAGCACCTACAAAGCAGTTGCCGCATCTAACGGGTTGCCAAACGGTGGTGCACTTGCCAACCTTTTCCCGGCGATGATGAAATTTAACCACAACTTTGACGGCGGATGGCTGGGCGGTAACTTCCAGCAAAAACTGGGTAATATTATGGTAATGCGCATGGCCGAAGTTTACCTGATTGCTGCCGAATGCTGTTTCCATGGTGCTGGCAGTGCTACCGATGCAGCCAATTACTTGAACGTTTTGCGTAAACGTGCCTGCAGAAACCCGGCCGACTTTAATACAGCCACAGGCATGCAGTTAACCACTGCTACCCAAAACGATGTTTTTGACGAATACGCCCGCGAACTGTGTGGCGAGTTTAGCCGCTGGGCGCTGCTTAAACGCGAGAAAGCTTTTGAAACCCGCCTGGCCACCTATAACAAAACGGCAGCGGTAAACTTTGTTCCGGCTATACATTATAACCGTCCTATTCCGTTTGCCTTCTTAAACACCATCACTAACGCTGGCGATTTTGGCACAAATGGCTATCAATAG